The Punica granatum isolate Tunisia-2019 chromosome 4, ASM765513v2, whole genome shotgun sequence sequence AGGTACCAATAAATTCCTACATAATAATTctcaaaagagagtttaaaatCAATCTATCAGGACAAAAATTCTCCACATACATTTCCAGTTCCACCATCCAACTCCAATTATCATAAGTTCCTGGTATTTAATCCAAGAATCTCTCAAATTTGCTCGAACCAGTAGCTGTTTCACAAGTGGCGCACGGTTTGCTAAGAAACCCCATTGGCCACAGCAGCGGCTTGCTGATTAGATGCTGCAGCGTTGCCATTTCCATACCCACCATAGCTCTGCCCTCCATAGTACGAGCCATTCCACTGATTACTGTTGTGGTCATTTCTCCACTGCAGGAATCACGTGAAATTTCGAAAGATAAGCTACAGTTCGGTTGTAAGAAACCTCGACAAAATGCTGGAACCATTAGATTGCGGAACAAAATTTTGTGGTAGTTGTATGAGAACAAAGAGGGAATTGGCTCCAATTCATTTGGTTTCATTCTTTAGGCATATGGCAAAAGATGGCAAAATTGGTCCTACTAATGGTTTTCAGATTGTTAAGAGCTCAAAAAGCTTCCGGTGACCAAGCAACAGCCTAACCTAGTCTTTCATGGGGAAGGAAACAAGGGCTTACAAACCTGGGCAATAAAACAAGAGCTCATATTTGAACTAAGCGAGTTACCTGCTTGTTTGCAGGACTACGACCCCATGACAATCGAACAGACTGCTTGCCAATAACACTCCCGTTTAGCTCCTGAATTGCATCCTCAGCGCTCTTCCTACCATAGCAGCACAGCAGTCATGTAAGCACCATAATAGATAAGACCCCAAAACCAAACATATCAACTCCTGTCGAcccatatttcttttttagctACTTAATTGCCTGGACAGACTTCACCATTTCTTTTCTCTAGCATCAGCTAGCTTTACATTAGATAAGATCCCACATTGCTCGTGATATTACTTGACATACAACTTTATAATATACAGAATCGGAAGAAACCTAGCTACCTGTTGGCAAACTGCACGAAGCCGCATCCTTTTCCAACTGGTATCTTCACAGAGACCACCTCACCAAACTGTGAAAACGGCTGCCTGAGATCATCATCGGTCACATCTGAGTCGAGTCCTCCCACAAAGATCTAGAATAGAGCATAAGTTTGAGGAGATCAGACACTATATAAATGACATGAATGTGATTTCAGAAAAACAACAGGCAGAGCTCTCACAGTGGTGTTATTTGACTCATTGTATGACTGGGAACCCTGTGGGGCAGCCCCATTTGATTGATGTCCATGTCCACCAGCCAATACCACGGCTACAAAAAGAAACGAATTAGGACAGCGGACATTCAGAAGATAAATAGAATTTAGAATCTATTTTATGTTAATTCTTTCTGCAACTTCATAGTTAGGCTCTTGCTCAAGAATGGGGAGGGAAGCAACAACACCTACAAACATGTTGGCTACAACATTTGATGCATGAAGAACCTCAAGTAATGCCATGCTAACTTTAGCCACCGTCATGGAATGGGAAACAAAGAATGGCACAGCTTATCAAGTAGTTCCGGAAGTAACTAGAAAGCAACAGAAGACCAAAACGGGGAAATTACATAAATCATTAGATTTATTGGTAAACTTGCACGCACACACACACTTTCGCAAATTTCTGCTGTATAGCAGTTCATATACTAGCATCTATTCACGAGGGAAGATGCATAAgattgattgtgaaaaaaaccaccattttccccccttttttgGTTAATAAATGCCAATCATCAGCAATAAGTGATCATCAATATAACAAATTCAAGAGGAAAATTCACAGGATGTATATCTTCAAATGCACTGGAAGTTtctcaaaattattatatgcCTCCAATCACACGTGCGTGTTACAAGCTATAAATACTAACAAAATCtaaaaaagaaacaagagGCAGTCGCAAGTTCAGGGACAAAACAAAGATGGACATAATtattctctccctctctcctgCCCTATAATTGAAAGAGTCAGGCACAGCTAATTGCTTTAGTCAAACAAGAAGAATATGAACCAATAAATGAAACAGTTGAAGGAAGACACAAAATATAGCATCTGAATTATATTGTCCACATGACATTATAATCACCGGTTATTCCATCAAATTTGCACATCATATCATTTACTGGGGCCACAAGTAATTGAAGAAAGAGGGGCGCATACCTTGAGAGGAGTACTGCTGATTATATCCTCCCGATGCTTTCTTTGGGGTAGCAACTCCAATGCGCATGGGCCTGCTTGAGCAATAGACACCGTTCATTTCAGTCATGGCCTTTGACCTCTCACTTTCATCACCAAACCTGACAAAACCGTAACCTTTCGAACGCCCAGTATTCGAATCAATCACGACCTTTGCTCCTTTGACGGAAGAATATCTACTAGCAAAGGTCTCTTGCAGCAATGTGTCAGTCACATCTGCAGCCAAATCTCCAACAAAAATAGAGAGATCTGAACCATTCTCTGATTGCCTATTGCCTGAACTGAAGGCTGCCCAGTTCAAGCGGAAGGGCTGGTCTGTGTTTGGCATGGCAGTCCCATAGTAGCTCTGCAGGACTTTCTCGGCAGTAGCACGGGAGTAAAACTCAACAAAGCCATAGCCTTCCGATAGACCGGTTTGTTTGTTTCGTATAACTTTCACATTCACAACCTGCACGAGCGCATAAATAAGAACCAATACATTGATAGCAGCAAACGGGGTATCAAATGGCGTTGAACTTTTTTCCGACAGGTAATACATTAGCAAGGAATCAAATTGAAAAGGTTCTCAGCATCACTAATATTTCCCAAGACAACAAACGACTTAACATTGAGACTTGTGTCACCAGGAAAAGGAGAGAAAGAAACTCGCGATCATAAGTGAGCAATAAATAGCAGCCTAATCTGCTACATGGGCTATCGGCCGCTTAATAAATGGCTTTAAATACTCAGTAAGCACTGTATCCTCGTGGATCCAATCAAAGCCTGACCAATTACCTAAGATTTGAAACGAAACCAAACGAATATAATCTTTGACAAACAATCTAAACAGAGATCCTCAAAGCAGAGTCCGACAGTAACCGCATCCTGAGATTCTACGCATTCAAATGCGAGGTACAGACATGCTAAGTTACTTCAAATGTTTCAGTAGAACAAAAAAGGAGAGAACTTTAGATCCGGCAGCCAACTTCGATCAATCTAAACATGAAAGACGACTGCTGCTAATGCACATGAAGAAACAGTGTCGGATTGAATTAGATCAGAGCAGAGCAGACCTCGCCGGTGGGAGAGAAGCAGGTGTGGAGGTAAGTCTCATCCATCCAGTGATGCAAGTCGCCGACCCAAATGGTCTTCGCCTCTTCGGAGCTGCCATTACTGGcaccgccgccgccgccggaTCCGTTCTGCTGCGGCGGCTTCTGGTGGCTGTGGGGATGTTGGGTGTAGCCATGCTGCTGCTGATGAGGGTGTTGATGGGGGAGCTGCTGGTAATGGGGGTAAGGCATGTAATGGTGCTGGGAGTACATCATAAGCTGCTGCTGCATCATCGCCATGGCCGCCGCCGGGTACTGCACGCCCCCCATCCACTGAGGCTGATGGACCATCCACTGTGGCGGCTGAGACTGCTGCTGTGGCTGGGCTTGGGCCTGGGGCTGGGTCTGTGAGTTGGGGTCGCCGCCGCCGTTGCTCGAAGGCAtactctctcttctctctacGCAAACCGCGTGAAActggagagaggagagaagagagaagagagagagagatttctGCAATGATAGGTTTTTAAATGGAGGCTGGGATggggctctctctctctctctctctctctcaagcctTCTTCCTTTCTCTGTACTGTTCTCTCTTTACCCTTCGACGTAAACCTCGTTTCTAACGTTGGCTGCCGTCCGTGAACATGCGGACCCCACGTCAAGTGGGATCTGCTGACTTGGACGGTCCAGATCCGTGCCCTGCCCCGGTTAGCCTCCCATGGCGTCTTATGCAAATCCAACTCGAGTTGATAATCATGTACGCCGTCATACAATCGTAGAAAAATATtgcattttatatatataggacaATGACACTGTTGGTCCTAAATATTTGGCATTTTTTGACATTGAGTTCTAAAAGTTTCGCTTCGAAAACTcaagtcctataagtttggaAAAAGTGTCACCGTTGATCCTAAAAGTTTTGGAAAAGTGACACCAGTGGTCCTATCCGTCAAGTCCCGTTAACGTGCCGCCTAGATGGATTTAACGCCGTCCGTTTCGGTGACGTGGCCGTTAGTTTGTTGACACGGCAGCTTGAACCGATCGAAAACCCGGAAGCTATTTTTGAACCGACCGGTCTAAACCTATTTTTGAACCGAACTGAAAACGTTGAAGTCAAACCCGAAAACGTTgaactgaaacaaaaaaagtttcatgaacTCTTCTACCTTCTACTCggcaaaggaagaagaagattgcaTCTGTGTTCaaccgaagaagaagaacagtaCAACATCTGTTTTTACCGAAGAAGACTGCATTTTGTTAACGACTCCTTCTTCTCGGCCAACCGCTTAACTTCTTGCACCGCTTTTTTATGGACTTCCCGTAAGGTTTGTTCTTTTTGGGTTTCCCAATGGAATTCCAAgtcatttctttctttattcatCTTCATTTCCAGGGCTTGTTTGACTCTTGCAATTAGAGGCTCCGGTCTCATTTCTATTTTTGGCTTGGAGTCCTCCAGTTGCCTTTTAGCGCTCTCTCGAGTTGGAAGGGAAGTCCTCTTTCAACACCTATCCTCATTCATTGTAACATTGCCCTTTCTCTGATTGTCGTGTTCTCCCGGACGTAACTTGGATTTTGAGCATCTTGGTTTGCCCAATTTCTGTTCAAGCAGGTGTGATTTCGGGTGAGAAGAAGCTGACCCGCACCGAAGTGAGAGTGAGGATCAGCAAACCGACCCGAAGTAGAAAAAGATCCGAAGAAGAtccgaagaagaagattaccCGACATAGAAGAAGatccgaagaagaagaactaCCCCGAACAAAAGGAGTGGAAAGCTTGAGCTTTCGGCATAATACTGATAATTTACAAGGTAGTGTTCATTTACTCATAATACCAAATTTTTTGGCATAATACCGAATTTTTTGGGTAATGCTTTAATGAAATATTGTAAATACTCATTCTTCCCGAatttttccaaacaaaacatCAATTTGTGTTTGAGTTCAAATTGTTTTGTTGTATTAAATAGTTGATTAGGAGAACTGCTATGTCACTACAGGGTATACTCTTCCTCATGTTTCATTATTCATATTATATGTCCTGGGACATAGATATTCTAGATATCCCATTATGAATCGCCAAAGTCCTCCTATTTCTCCATTGTTCCAATCAGTTGTTAGTTAATAAGATTGTAGCgttttatgtaaataaaattgcaagtaaACACGTatcgaacaaaaaaaaacgagaagagaaaataatgtaaTCCttggttttattttgatttgtagCGTGGGTTGTGCTCCGACATCTTGATTCTGATCTACttgtcttccttttttttcaagaCAATCTTATTTCTATTCCTTTAAAAAATGAACCAGATTATTTTGAGCTCTCAAAAGAAGCCCAACCAAAATCACACACTGCCTCTGCTGCTCTCTCTCCTGCCTCCTTCCTCTTCCCTCAGCTCAGCAGTCAGTTCCATCTCTACGTGAATTCCTCTGCTATCTTTATCTCCTTCACCTACTGTCTCTCCCTTACTCTATTTCTTGTACAGaagaacaattatatatatatatatatccttgaGGCGCAATTGATTGAATAATGTCGTTAATTTGATAGAAAAgcattaagaaaataaaatctaaaacGAGGGTAATCATTGGTTTACGATATTGTCGGTAACTTATGTTAGGGTTGGGTTTGATTGTTTGTGTTCCCTGCTTTTCTTTCTACCCGGTGGGTTGAGGAAACAAAAAAGAGTGAGAATGGTGACTAAGCTCAGAGTAGAAAGAAGATAAAATACGAGCTTTTTTTATAGCAATACTCATTACATGCTTGTTCCGTTACATTGGTATTGTAGGATGGATAACTTCAACTATCACGGATACATACTTGAAATACATCATAGCGGATCCTTTAAGGAAGAAGGAGGGGAAATTTTGTACAGTGGGGGTGAGATAATGCGTTGAGATATTGACCCAGACAAAGTATCTGTTACTCATATGGTGAAAGAATTGGAAAATATGGGGTATAAAGGTAATGTAGAGGTGGTCTTGTGTAGGATCCATGGGAAGGGGTTAAAAGAGGGATTATTTGAGGTGTACAAGGACAATTATGTCATTCAACTCATAGGGCAGCTGTTGGAGCATAAATATTGCCAACTATATGTGAAGCACAAAACTGACCCCAACCCCAAATCATTTCAGCAACCTAAGGCGGCTACTGAGGAGAATGCATTTGGTAGTTTACGAAGGAAAGGAGTTGATACTATTATAGATCCAGTTGCAGAAGAAAGTGAAGAGACCAGTAGTAGTGGGAGTGAGAGTGATTTTGCTTATAGGGATGTGGCTGCAGATCTaagtgaagaagatgatcCTAAGCTCGAAGACATCAGATCCCAAGTTCaaattgtgaagaagaagagagctGAAAAGTTGAAGAGTTTGCGGCTACGGAATGAGAATGATCTAGAGACTACTATAAGTGAAGCAAGACAAGATAAGCAGGACAACAAGGGCAAAGAGAAAGAGGGCTTTATTGTTGCCGTTGATGCAGGAGATGAAGGATACATAACCGATTATCCATCTTCTAATGAGGCTTGCAGTATTAACTCTGGTGAATCAAGTTCAGAGTTTGGGGATGATGAAGACGGAGTGAGAGAAAAAGAACCCAAAAGTTACTTCAAAAAGTTAGGGACATTCCCTCAATATGAATCGACTCGTGCGTTGCCTACTTTTAGTGTAGGGCAACTGTTTGAAGATGGAAAACAGTTTAAGGATGCGATTAGTTTGGCTTCTGTGAAGACCCAAAGGAAcctatatttcaaaaaaaattgcaaagagTATATAAGAGTGAGGTGTAAAGAGACGAGCTATCCTTGGAAGATAGTTGCTAAATTCATGAAGAGCCTTGGTGCTTACCAGGTGAGGAAATTCTTTGACAATCACACCTGCAATATCACTTACAAGAATAGTAGAGTGAATAGCAAATGGTTGGCTAGACATTACATGGGCACAATCCGATCACTTCCATCCATCAAGctaaatgaattaaaaaagcTAGTGAAGGAGCATCTAAGTGTGGAGGTATCTAGATCCCAATGTAGAAGGGCAAAGGAAAAGGTCTATGATTTGTTGGTTGGTGATAGTAAAGCAGAGTATGCACTGATGTGGTTTTATGCTGATGAATTGAAGAGTACAAATAGGAATTCCTCTATCTATATGAAGGTTGAAAGGCCAATACCAGCTAAGCCACCTATTTTTTATAGATTTTATGTGTGCTTTGATGCTTTGAAGACGGGATTTGTAAAGGGTTGCAGGCAAATAATTGGGGTTGATGGTTGTTTTCTGAAGACAGTGGTTAAGGGTCAACTACTCACTGCCATTGGTAGGGATGGGAACAATCAAATGTTTCCTATTGCTTGGGCCGTAGTTCAAGTTGAGAGCAGAGATACATGTTTATGGTTTTTGAGTCTGCTTAAAGATGATCTAAACATAACTGATGGCTTGGGTTGGTCAATCATATCTGATCAACAAGGTAATGTTCTATGTATACATACAAATTAATTGAAGCGAGatggtattttttttaaaaaaaatgctatTTTTTGTGTTGTGTTAATTTACATAGGGGTTGGTACAAGCGGTAGCTGAGTTGTTCCCTCATGTAGAGCATAGAATGTGTGCAAGGCACATTTATGCTAATTGGGGTGGAAGTCACAAGGGGCCAAAGATACAGAGGCAATTCTGAAACATTGCCAAATCAACCACTGAaatcgatttcaaggaaaatATGGAATTACTTCATAAAATGTCACCCCAAGCATTTGAGGACTTGTTGGAAAGACCAAATCCCAAGCACTGGTGTAAGGTTTTCTTTAATCCCATGGTTAAATGTGACATTGTTGATAATAATCTGTGTGAAGCCTTTAATGGGAGAATACTTGAAGCGAGGTGTAAGTCGATTTATTCGATGCTAGAGGACATTAGGAAGTTGGTGATGGTAAGGATCCCAACTCAGAGAGCAAAGTGTGAGAAGTGGACGAATGATTTTGGTCCTaggattgaaaagaaattgcaAGAAAATCTGAAAATGAGTCGGTATTGTCATGTTACCTGGAATGGTGAAAATGGTTATGAGATTGAGGCTTGGGGCACCAAGAATGTGGTTGACATAAGGAATAAGTCATGTGATTGTAGGGCATGACAGCTTTCTGGAATTCATTGTTGGCATGCTGTTTGTGCCTTGTTAGATAAGGGTTTAGACCCAAGCGAATGTGTTCATAGCTTCTACAAGAAGGTCATGTTTTTAGAAGCTTACGAGAAGGTGATGGAGCCTGTGAGGGACCCGAAGTTTTGGCAGAGAACCAATATGCATGACCCACCTGTACCTCCATTATTAAAGAAGAGGAAAGGCAGACCAAAGAAACAGAGAAGAAAAACTGTGTTGGAGACTACTGTTGGACAAGATGGAGTTGAGCAAATATCTCGTAAAGGTACAACTAATACGTGTAGCGTATGTAAGCAGCCTGGTCATAATAGGAGGAGGTGTAATCTAAGAGGCAAATATCACACTGAATCGGTAAGTTCATTTGAATTTTAATGGATTTATGGAATGCATTATTTGCCAAAGAAactaaatttgattttggtAAGCAGGTTGTCAATGGATCTGCAAGCTCTCTTCCTACAATGTAAGAAATGTCAACCCAACAGAGTACAATGGTATGTTCAATGATATGTATGGTACGACATActaaatatcaaatataagATTCATGATATCACTTTACATCCATGATAATTAGGATGAGAAAAGGCATGGGGATTTGGGAGATGGAGGAGCAAGAACTCCAACTATTAACAGAGAATACATTGTAATGAATGTAAGTGAATTATTGCATtctctaattaattttatgttattattGTGTAATTCATCTCTGTGTATCTGCAGCCTGGAAGCGTAGGTGAATTGCTCGTGGGTAGGGAAGCTGATCATTCAAGGCAAATAGCGACAGTCAATCAACTTCAAGCTCAGGCACAAAGGAGATCAAACAAGAAGAAGTCAGAGGCAAGCAGAAAAATATGACTGTACTCATAACTGTGAAGAAAGCCAGTTGCTGTTCGGCTTGAGAGATCCCATCTTATctacaaagaagaaaatttccACGGTTTTATGTGGAAATGAAAATTCAGTGCTTTTTACATCTGTTCAGGATAATCATAATCTTTCATAGGTGGACTATGTTTCAACTCTAGATGGCCTGTATCATTTCATTGCTTTGCTGCACTATTCTCTGTTGTAAGGACTGTGGTTATGTATTTTGTTAAGAAGATCTATAATGTTATGCACGAATGTTGTCTCTCAACTGTTTCTCTGTAATGTTGGGccaaatatattatttctgTCTCTCCATTGTTTCTCTGTAATTCATGCCAATGTCTCTGTAATGTTGGGccaaatatattatttctatCTCTCCATTGTTTCTCTGTAATTCATGCCAATGTCTCTGTAATGTTGGGCCAAATATATGTTATACATGTCTCTGCAATTTTGTGCAAATATCTGTTATTTCTGTCTCTCAACTGTCTCTCTGTAATTAAGATCAAATATGTCTCTGTAATGTTGGCCAAATATCTATACAAAACAGAATGCAGCAGATGAATGCAGAACAGGCAGAACAGATACATAATGCAAAATAGGATGCAAAATGCAGAACGTGAACATATACAAAATGCAGAACAGCTGCCAGAATGCAGAACAAAATACTGCAGCAGATAGTATATAACACATACAGATGACAGATACAGAATGCAGAACAGGTGCAAGAATTCAGAACAGAATGCATAAATATCATTTGTACCGTAGAGAATGCAGAACATGCAGAACAGATAGCTAAAATCTACAGCAGATACAGAACAGGCAGAATACTGCAGCAGATAGAATGCAGAACAGATGCAGAACAGGTGCAGAACAAATGCATAAATATTCTCTGTACCGTAGAGAATGCAGAACAGGCATAATACAGATAGCTAAAATCTACAGCAGATACAGAACAGGCATAATACTGCAGCAAATACAGTATGCAGAACAGATTTGTGCATAAATCTGCATATACAAATACATATACAGATACAGATACAGATACATAATGCAAAATGTAGAGCTCAACAAACCTTGTATTCCATTGGCAATAACAGAGTCGTCTCAGTACAAATTCCAAATTACAATACTGAATTCGACAGCCTACTACCCAATACTGCATAGCCTACTACCCAATACAGAATTTACATCCAATGCACATCCCAAATAACCGATCTGCACGGCATACTACCCAATACAGAATTTACATCCAATGCACATCCCTAATAAAATTCCAACCATAATTGCGATGCACACTGCAGAAACAACTACCCTAACATCAGAAGCAAGGCTCTGTCGATGCTTTAACTCCTCCTCCAATTCCttaatctttaattttatacACTTCATTTCCAATTCAGACGAGGAAACTTCTTCCTTACCAATTTCTGAAATGGCTTTCTGTTGAgaagcatcaaattgatcgtCTATCCGCCTAAAATAGCCACACCCTCCATTTTCCCGGTACCTTGGGCATCCAATGAATCTCTTACCTGGGTTCTTTGGCGTGCGTGATGTTCTCTGTTGAACTCTCAATCCGCAGCTACAAAGGGTTGCATTGCTCCCAGAAAAGCTTGAACCAGAAGTCTCCACTCTTCGATGCCTTCCTCTGGAAGCTTGCTGTCCACGTCCAATAACGACTTCCATGCCAGTAATTGAAGACCTTGCACGGGATTGCAACCAAACATTTAATAGCTGGAAAATACACTCGAAAATTCCTCTGGCCTGATGTTAATTAGCGCTAAAACTCCGGAAATTAACAATGCCAGATATTATTTGAAATGCCCAGAAAATATCATATTCGTAATGTGAAAAATTTACCTGATTAGTCGATTCAACCTTGCACAAGATTAGGGTTTCTGCAAAAACAAGTCCATGATTGACACCACAGCACAACAAAGGGAAGAGAAACGAACAGGAGGCATCAAACGAACAAGACGGTATCCCTCGATCCCGGGAGGCAGAGTACTGCTGAAGTGAGTCCTATAACCTTCGATCCAAGACAAAGAAGGACGGAGATGAATCGCAAGGGAACTGCCGAAGGAACCCTAATAAGGAGACAATCACTTACCCTGAGTCGTGGAGATGAATCGCAAGGGCATTGCCCCCTTCCACACGAGCTGCTGAGCTTTGGGCTTCCTCTTTCCCGATTAGGGTTCCTTCGGATTGGGAAATCAGGGTTCCTCTTTAGGTCTCGATTCAGGAGACAATCACTTACCCTGAGTCGTGGAGATGAATCGCAAGGGCATTGCCCCCTTCCACACGAGCTACTGAGCTTTGGGCTTCCTCTTTCTCGATTAGGGTTCCTTCGGATTGGGAAATCAGGGTTCCTCTTCAGGTCTCGATTCTGAGGTTCTTCATTCTGGGAAATTTTGGGAAATTTGGGGGTTCTCGGAGCCGGGTTCATTTCAACTCGGGTTGCCCTATTCGGGTTCTCTATTCGGGCAACGGTGCCACGTCATCAGTTAACGGCCACGAGGAAGGAGTTTACGCCGTTAACTCCACGGTGGCAATTTCGTAACGGCAGCGGACATTTAGGACCAACAGTGACACTTTTtccaaacttataggacttgAGTTTTCGAAGTGAAACTTTTAGGACTCAATGTCCTAAAATGCCAAACATTTAGGACCAacagtgtcattttcccttttatatatatgtgttgtTGTTTCAACTTTCAAGGTTTTGTTTTTCGGTTAGAAGGATTACTCAATGAGGATACAAATATAAATCagccaaaataaataaataaataaagagtaAATTTCGATAACATTCTAATAGTTTATTAAATGATTAGCGACATTTCCCCTTCAAAATTAACTATACAGTACCCTCCTTCCATTGACTTGGCATCAATACCACTAGTCTTTGCCATGTGGATGCCTTGTCATTGCTCTTCAAACAGATCTGATTATCCTATTTCATTAATTGAATCATGATCTGATTCATCGCGCAACAAACTGACCCATGTATAtggatattattttaaatttaatcaGTTTCGATCGAGTACTAAATCGAATAAACTGAGTCATTTTATTAATCTAGTAATAGGGCGTATCCACGTGGTAAAGAGTGGTGCCACATCAGTGGAAGAAAGAATAGTGTGTggctaattttgaaaagagagagTGTCGTTAGTCATCTAACAAACTATATAGGGTGTTATCGAAATTTACCCAAAAGAAATTACAAGGAAACAAATATTTGGTGATAATAATCAAATCTAATATTTCTCGACTATCACTACAGTGAAgtcttattcttttttttttttaagaaatctGAATATTCTAAAATGTGCCAAATATTCAAATGTTATGTCATTCTGAGTGAATAagttctccattttttttttatagatataagtCTCAAATCATACCTACATGAATCAGTTCAAGAGTTCAATGTATGTTTCTCCTAAATAAGCTCTCAGATTCAATTCTTTTGAATGAAAAGAAGTCGTGATTCGAAGAATTTTGCCCCCTCGCAAATCAACCTGGCACGAATATACATTAGTCGGGATAAGGATGGAGCCAGAAAATTCGTTCAGGGAGCATCTGAAAGTAAAAATTGACTTGATATTCATATCatgtaaatttgattttcaaatctgtaaaaaaattatactcaAATTACTAAATTTTCCCATTCCTATTAAATTTAAGTTTATATTGTTTACAATATTTAGAGAATAGATTTTACtatacataaaaagaaaagaatgattTCTCCCGAAtcattaaaatttctatttctcaaaattgaaaatttatatatttgtgggGTAGACATATATCCTTAGTAGACTTTATATGTGCATTCATCAAAAATTGGAAATGTATGTATGGGTGCTTGAAAATGTTGAAAAGCAAAATTGCAGACAAATAATTGTTGATTTCTCAAAAACGAGAGTATGTCACCCTATATTGGAGacatcaatttatttataccaaagaaaaaaaggacatCAATTTTGAATTGTAGcgattaaattaaaaatttattgactTATGCTTAATATGTTGTTTCtagtaaaaaagtaatttccAATCAACTATTAAGAAAATTGCATCTACAGCCACCAAATTAAaccaaaataatatttagaaCAATTCAGAACTCATAAGCACCAATTCCAGCAGGATGGAAAAGTGCTTATGAAA is a genomic window containing:
- the LOC116204743 gene encoding polyadenylate-binding protein RBP47, whose protein sequence is MPSSNGGGDPNSQTQPQAQAQPQQQSQPPQWMVHQPQWMGGVQYPAAAMAMMQQQLMMYSQHHYMPYPHYQQLPHQHPHQQQHGYTQHPHSHQKPPQQNGSGGGGGASNGSSEEAKTIWVGDLHHWMDETYLHTCFSPTGEVVNVKVIRNKQTGLSEGYGFVEFYSRATAEKVLQSYYGTAMPNTDQPFRLNWAAFSSGNRQSENGSDLSIFVGDLAADVTDTLLQETFASRYSSVKGAKVVIDSNTGRSKGYGFVRFGDESERSKAMTEMNGVYCSSRPMRIGVATPKKASGGYNQQYSSQAVVLAGGHGHQSNGAAPQGSQSYNESNNTTIFVGGLDSDVTDDDLRQPFSQFGEVVSVKIPVGKGCGFVQFANRKSAEDAIQELNGSVIGKQSVRLSWGRSPANKQWRNDHNSNQWNGSYYGGQSYGGYGNGNAAASNQQAAAVANGVS